In Syntrophales bacterium, one genomic interval encodes:
- a CDS encoding FAD-binding protein, with protein MSKTTPYGTVTSEIAQELATVVGVNNMIYGDPEALENYSRDEVAGPEYARPPDVVVKPSRADEISTIMKLANLHRLPVTPRGGGTGLSCGAVPRFGGIVLSLERMNRILEIDRENMVAVVEPGVVTSVIGAAVQEVGLFYAGYPMSFESCFIGGNLAENAGGGRAIKYGVTAQYVLGLEVVLPTGELLTLGGKRVKDVTGYDLIRLLVGSEGTLGIFTKIILRLIPKPLATAVLLIPFTDAGAAVGAYPRVFSEAGILPAGIEFMDRLSVETAYEFLGEALPCPGIGAMLLVELDGSSRETVDEECRVVGELFLQEGALDVYVGNTPTTERKMWRPRVSVAEAFKALCPVQSLEDVVVPTARIPELVRELERLASTYDVLIPCFGHAGDGNLHATPVKKPETPLERWDDTLPLLLRDLYETVFRLGGTISGEHGIGSKRASYMPIVMSSELIALQKRIKQVFDPLNIMNPGKIFPD; from the coding sequence ATGAGCAAAACGACACCCTACGGAACCGTGACGTCGGAAATCGCGCAGGAACTGGCGACGGTGGTCGGTGTGAACAACATGATCTATGGCGATCCCGAGGCGCTGGAAAATTATTCCCGCGACGAGGTGGCCGGTCCGGAATATGCCCGCCCGCCCGACGTCGTTGTGAAGCCCTCCCGAGCCGACGAGATTTCAACCATCATGAAGCTGGCGAACCTGCATCGCCTGCCGGTAACACCCCGTGGCGGAGGAACGGGGCTATCCTGCGGCGCCGTGCCGCGATTCGGCGGCATCGTGCTTTCTCTGGAGCGAATGAACCGCATACTCGAGATTGACCGGGAAAACATGGTAGCCGTCGTGGAGCCGGGTGTCGTGACCAGCGTCATCGGTGCGGCCGTCCAGGAGGTGGGACTCTTTTATGCGGGATATCCGATGAGTTTCGAGTCGTGTTTCATCGGGGGGAACCTGGCGGAAAACGCCGGGGGCGGACGGGCTATCAAGTACGGGGTCACGGCACAGTATGTCCTGGGCCTGGAGGTCGTTCTCCCCACGGGCGAACTGCTCACATTGGGGGGCAAGCGGGTCAAGGACGTGACCGGCTATGATCTCATCCGCCTCCTGGTTGGTTCCGAGGGGACGCTGGGAATATTCACGAAGATCATTCTTCGACTGATTCCAAAACCCCTCGCCACGGCCGTTCTGTTGATCCCCTTCACGGATGCAGGCGCTGCCGTAGGGGCCTATCCGCGGGTTTTCTCAGAAGCGGGCATACTGCCGGCGGGGATCGAATTCATGGACCGTCTGTCCGTTGAGACCGCTTACGAATTTCTCGGTGAAGCTCTGCCCTGCCCGGGTATCGGGGCCATGCTGCTTGTTGAGCTGGACGGGTCGAGCCGGGAAACCGTCGATGAAGAATGCCGGGTGGTGGGTGAACTCTTCCTTCAGGAAGGGGCTTTGGATGTTTACGTGGGCAATACCCCGACCACGGAGCGCAAAATGTGGCGGCCCCGGGTCAGTGTCGCCGAGGCCTTCAAGGCGCTCTGTCCCGTACAGAGCCTCGAGGATGTCGTGGTTCCCACAGCGCGCATTCCGGAACTGGTCCGGGAACTGGAGCGTCTTGCCTCGACATATGATGTTCTGATTCCCTGCTTCGGCCACGCGGGGGACGGAAATCTTCACGCCACCCCTGTCAAAAAACCCGAAACGCCCCTGGAACGATGGGATGACACACTGCCGCTCTTGCTCAGAGATCTCTACGAAACAGTCTTCCGCCTGGGTGGTACGATCAGCGGAGAGCATGGTATCGGTTCCAAGAGGGCATCTTACATGCCCATTGTGATGAGTTCCGAACTGATCGCCCTGCAGAAACGAATCAAGCAGGTCTTTGATCCCCTGAATATAATGAACCCCGGGAAAATTTTTCCGGACTGA
- a CDS encoding prenyltransferase, with the protein MTETLRTGQSAGQLLKGWISLSRLPFHVVGILPFLLGTFLAHRIAGAFNPQVFILGVCGVILIMLSTYHAGEYFDRNEDAISARMHNNLFAGGSRITAAGTMPRAVPLWTSVISLLAAAGIGVILQFAYRTGPWTLVLGFLGALPGFFYSTEPVRLVKRGVGEVFIAFCYGWLPVASAYYIQTAAIAPVIHWIWLPIGFSILNVILLNEFPDYEADRATGKRNLLVRVGWTRGAVLYIFFSVLTCLTMMASPLWGVPVAVIYFFLPFAAIALYTVVAIVRGLHRNAEKLERLCGLTVAVNSGTSLAYMLAYLL; encoded by the coding sequence ATGACGGAAACACTTCGGACGGGACAATCTGCCGGACAACTCCTTAAGGGCTGGATTTCCCTTTCCCGTCTTCCTTTCCATGTGGTCGGCATCCTCCCCTTTCTTCTCGGAACCTTCCTGGCCCATCGAATCGCCGGCGCCTTCAATCCGCAGGTCTTCATCCTGGGGGTCTGCGGTGTCATCCTGATCATGCTGTCCACGTACCACGCGGGTGAGTACTTTGACCGGAACGAAGACGCTATTTCAGCCCGCATGCACAACAACCTTTTTGCCGGCGGTTCCCGTATCACAGCCGCCGGGACAATGCCCCGCGCCGTTCCCCTCTGGACCAGTGTTATCAGCCTTCTGGCGGCAGCAGGAATCGGCGTCATACTCCAGTTCGCCTATCGAACAGGCCCCTGGACGCTTGTGCTTGGCTTCCTGGGCGCACTGCCGGGATTCTTTTATTCTACGGAACCGGTACGTCTCGTCAAGCGAGGAGTGGGAGAGGTGTTCATAGCCTTCTGTTACGGCTGGCTTCCCGTTGCTTCAGCCTATTATATCCAGACAGCCGCCATCGCGCCTGTTATTCACTGGATCTGGCTGCCGATCGGCTTTTCCATTTTGAACGTTATACTGCTCAACGAGTTCCCTGATTACGAAGCCGACAGAGCCACGGGCAAGAGAAACCTGCTGGTTCGCGTCGGGTGGACACGCGGTGCTGTGCTGTATATCTTTTTCAGCGTACTTACCTGCCTTACAATGATGGCATCCCCTCTGTGGGGCGTGCCCGTCGCGGTGATTTATTTTTTTCTTCCCTTTGCCGCCATTGCCCTGTACACAGTCGTTGCGATTGTGCGTGGCCTTCATCGGAACGCGGAAAAACTTGAACGGTTGTGCGGTCTCACCGTCGCCGTCAATAGTGGAACCTCCCTGGCTTACATGCTGGCCTATCTGCTGTGA
- a CDS encoding radical SAM protein, which translates to MKQTIRVKPFFDPPSLLFRQLGGTLLMGYLNRWKRIPHWLMKHGLPSIPVANGALGMGCIGYPGHPVWEVTGACNLHCIHCHAVSGRPSPDELTTDEGKRLIDMIAAESEFRTLVYTGGEPLVRRDIFELLRHSQRAGLSNIIATNGTLIDEETAFKLKDHGVVCNAISLDAADPSIHNRIRNRPDAFELALRAIEATKKAGILLQINTTAMEYNMEDLPNLIDFADRYGAGIMLMYQLVAVGRGEIIETATLKKNANKRLSELIAEKQRECDMIIEPVAGPQYWPHLLEKGDIRGGGRLDLAGMVFHGCAAGRGFVYVKANGDVWPCPFVEVSGGSVREKSFHRIYHESRLFQDLRNREERLKGLCGECRYKTVCGGCRGRAHAYTGDYLAEDPRCFIRERKPVSTTPESSRHDRSL; encoded by the coding sequence ATGAAGCAAACCATACGCGTCAAACCATTCTTTGATCCGCCGTCCCTGCTTTTCCGGCAACTGGGAGGCACGCTCCTGATGGGCTACCTCAATCGATGGAAGCGTATACCCCACTGGCTCATGAAACATGGCTTGCCCTCTATACCCGTTGCCAACGGCGCGTTGGGCATGGGATGCATCGGTTATCCGGGACATCCGGTCTGGGAGGTGACCGGAGCCTGTAATCTCCACTGCATCCACTGTCACGCCGTGAGCGGCAGACCTTCCCCGGACGAGTTGACGACGGACGAAGGCAAGCGGCTCATCGACATGATCGCGGCGGAAAGTGAATTCCGCACCCTGGTCTATACCGGCGGTGAACCCCTGGTGCGACGGGACATATTTGAATTGCTCAGGCACTCGCAGCGGGCGGGTCTTTCCAATATCATCGCCACAAACGGAACCTTGATCGATGAAGAAACAGCCTTTAAGCTCAAGGATCACGGCGTGGTCTGTAACGCCATCAGCCTGGACGCCGCCGATCCCTCAATCCACAACCGGATACGCAACAGGCCCGACGCATTCGAACTCGCCCTGCGGGCAATCGAAGCGACGAAAAAGGCGGGCATTCTCTTGCAGATAAATACCACCGCCATGGAATACAATATGGAGGATCTGCCCAACCTGATAGACTTCGCGGACAGGTATGGGGCGGGGATCATGCTGATGTACCAGCTCGTTGCCGTGGGAAGGGGAGAAATCATCGAGACGGCAACACTGAAGAAAAACGCGAATAAACGCTTGAGCGAGCTGATAGCCGAGAAGCAGCGGGAATGTGACATGATCATCGAACCTGTGGCCGGTCCCCAGTACTGGCCGCATCTCCTTGAAAAAGGTGACATCCGCGGAGGAGGTCGGCTCGATCTGGCCGGCATGGTCTTTCATGGATGTGCGGCCGGACGGGGCTTTGTGTACGTCAAGGCAAACGGGGACGTGTGGCCCTGTCCTTTCGTTGAAGTAAGCGGAGGCAGTGTGCGTGAAAAAAGCTTCCATCGCATTTACCATGAATCCAGATTGTTTCAAGACCTGCGCAACCGCGAAGAAAGACTGAAGGGCCTCTGCGGCGAGTGCCGGTACAAAACCGTTTGCGGCGGATGCCGCGGTCGGGCCCACGCCTACACCGGTGATTATCTTGCTGAGGATCCCCGCTGCTTTATCAGGGAACGAAAACCTGTCTCCACCACACCCGAAAGCAGCCGGCACGACCGATCGTTGTGA
- a CDS encoding histone deacetylase, with product MNPHEKGGATMYTTGIVTDNRYIKHDPGAFHPESPRRLEALYEMLESGNMRGKFYQIEPRLVEMSELTLIHRQSYIDEVAATAGIAHTSLDADTVTSADSYEAALLAAGGLIEAVDLVMEGTLKNAFAFVRPPGHHAEAGRSGGFCLFNNVAVAAAAARKKHGLKRILITDWDLHHGNGTQHSFYDDPGVLYFSTHQYPYYPGTGSAGEIGRGPGEGYTINVPLSRGRNDTDYVRIFKELLEPVALAYKPELMLLSAGFDICRGDTLGGMEVSVQGFAKLMRVLMNTADQCCDGRLVATLEGGYNISMLVQSSKAVLKEMNGETRVTDRDIEETAQGAAVVTDQVLNTVKERIAPFWPAGTFR from the coding sequence GTGAATCCGCACGAGAAGGGAGGCGCCACGATGTACACCACAGGTATCGTCACCGACAACCGATATATAAAGCACGACCCGGGGGCCTTTCACCCCGAATCTCCCAGGAGACTGGAAGCTCTGTATGAAATGCTTGAAAGTGGGAACATGCGGGGTAAATTTTATCAGATCGAACCCCGGCTCGTTGAAATGAGCGAACTCACTCTCATTCACCGCCAGTCCTATATCGATGAGGTTGCCGCAACGGCCGGGATTGCTCACACATCACTCGATGCGGACACCGTTACATCGGCTGATTCCTACGAAGCGGCCCTGCTCGCGGCGGGAGGACTTATCGAAGCAGTTGACCTCGTCATGGAAGGAACCTTAAAAAATGCCTTCGCCTTCGTCAGGCCGCCGGGTCACCATGCAGAGGCAGGGCGGTCAGGAGGATTCTGCCTCTTTAACAATGTGGCCGTCGCGGCGGCGGCAGCCCGAAAGAAGCATGGTCTCAAGCGGATTCTGATCACGGACTGGGACCTCCACCACGGAAACGGAACGCAGCATTCCTTTTATGACGATCCGGGCGTCCTGTATTTTTCCACCCACCAGTACCCGTACTACCCCGGAACGGGGAGCGCCGGTGAAATCGGACGGGGACCGGGCGAGGGATATACCATAAACGTCCCTCTTTCACGGGGCAGGAATGATACCGATTACGTCAGGATTTTCAAGGAACTGCTCGAACCTGTTGCGTTGGCGTACAAGCCCGAGCTGATGCTGCTTTCCGCCGGCTTCGACATATGCCGGGGGGATACCCTGGGAGGCATGGAAGTTTCCGTGCAGGGTTTCGCGAAGCTCATGAGGGTGCTCATGAACACCGCCGACCAGTGCTGCGATGGGCGCCTGGTGGCCACTCTCGAGGGAGGCTACAACATCTCCATGCTGGTGCAATCTTCCAAGGCGGTCCTCAAGGAAATGAACGGCGAAACCCGCGTCACCGACAGGGACATTGAAGAAACGGCACAGGGCGCGGCCGTCGTGACCGATCAGGTTCTCAACACTGTTAAAGAACGGATCGCTCCTTTCTGGCCCGCCGGGACGTTTCGATAA
- the gatC gene encoding Asp-tRNA(Asn)/Glu-tRNA(Gln) amidotransferase subunit GatC, whose translation MKITQEQVVHVAHLARLNIRDDEIEMFTSQLNDILVYMDILDGADTTGVGPMSSVAGGTEPYREDAVLPSLGVEDALANAPDVTGGSFKVPKVID comes from the coding sequence GTGAAAATTACGCAAGAACAGGTAGTACACGTGGCTCATCTCGCCAGGCTGAACATACGAGACGATGAAATAGAAATGTTCACTTCCCAGCTCAATGACATTCTTGTGTACATGGACATTCTCGACGGGGCCGATACAACGGGCGTGGGACCCATGAGTTCCGTCGCGGGGGGCACGGAACCGTACAGGGAAGATGCGGTTCTCCCGTCTCTCGGCGTCGAAGACGCGCTTGCGAACGCTCCCGATGTCACTGGGGGAAGCTTCAAGGTACCCAAGGTAATTGACTGA
- the gatA gene encoding Asp-tRNA(Asn)/Glu-tRNA(Gln) amidotransferase subunit GatA has protein sequence MELFELTIHELGEKLHRGETTSLEITESLFERIEAVEDRVHSYITLMKDSALESARQSDLRRREGAAAGPLEGIPVAIKDLLCTRDVPTTCGSRFLETFIPPYDATVVEKLRQAGAVIVGKTNLDEFAMGSSTETSYYGVTRNPWDLERIPGGSSGGSAAAAAAGQCIASLGSDTGGSIRQPAAFCGVVGLKPTYGRVSRFGLVAFASSLDQIGPLTRDVEDSALMLNVIAGYDRKDSTSVHLPVPDYREFLGRGIEGWTIGIPREYFIDGMDPEIFDAMGQAKATMESLGADCREISLPHTRYGVAAYCVVAPAEASSNLARYDGVRYGFRSTDGDDLPGMYRNTRTAAFGAEVKRRIMIGTYALSSGYYDAYYKKASQVRALVKNDFDEAFKTCDIILAPTTPTAAFRLGEKIEDPLQMYLSDVFTLPANLAGIPAISVPCGFTGKGLPLGIQFLAGSFQEGKLLQAASAFERSMTFEKRRPPL, from the coding sequence ATGGAACTTTTTGAGCTGACCATACACGAGCTCGGAGAGAAGCTGCACCGGGGTGAAACGACCTCTCTGGAGATTACGGAATCTCTTTTCGAACGTATCGAAGCCGTGGAGGATCGCGTTCACTCGTACATAACTCTCATGAAAGACTCGGCTCTCGAAAGCGCCCGGCAATCGGATCTCAGGCGCCGGGAAGGAGCCGCCGCGGGCCCTCTTGAAGGTATTCCCGTGGCCATCAAGGATCTTCTGTGTACCCGGGACGTACCGACAACCTGCGGATCACGCTTCCTGGAGACGTTTATTCCTCCCTACGACGCGACGGTGGTGGAGAAGCTCAGGCAGGCCGGGGCCGTTATCGTCGGAAAAACCAACCTGGATGAATTCGCCATGGGTTCTTCCACGGAAACGTCCTACTACGGCGTGACGAGAAACCCTTGGGATCTTGAGAGAATCCCCGGTGGTTCCAGCGGCGGCTCAGCAGCGGCGGCGGCGGCTGGACAGTGTATTGCCTCGCTGGGTTCCGACACGGGCGGGTCCATACGGCAGCCGGCGGCATTCTGCGGCGTTGTGGGTCTCAAGCCCACCTACGGCCGGGTGTCCCGCTTCGGACTTGTAGCCTTCGCCTCCTCCCTGGACCAGATCGGCCCCCTGACCAGGGATGTTGAAGACAGCGCCCTCATGCTGAACGTCATCGCCGGATACGACCGGAAGGATTCCACGTCGGTTCACCTGCCCGTTCCCGACTACCGGGAATTCCTGGGGCGGGGCATCGAGGGGTGGACCATCGGAATTCCTCGAGAATACTTTATTGATGGCATGGACCCGGAGATATTTGACGCCATGGGACAGGCCAAGGCGACCATGGAGAGCCTGGGAGCCGATTGCCGTGAAATATCCCTGCCCCATACCCGGTACGGAGTGGCCGCCTATTGCGTGGTGGCCCCCGCCGAGGCAAGCTCGAACCTTGCCCGCTATGACGGTGTGCGCTACGGTTTCCGCTCCACCGACGGGGATGATCTCCCGGGTATGTACCGGAACACCAGGACGGCAGCCTTCGGTGCCGAGGTCAAACGGAGGATCATGATCGGAACGTATGCCCTTTCCTCGGGATATTACGACGCGTACTACAAAAAAGCCTCCCAGGTCCGGGCTCTCGTGAAGAATGATTTCGACGAGGCATTTAAGACCTGCGACATTATATTGGCACCCACCACGCCCACGGCGGCTTTCAGGCTGGGCGAAAAAATTGAAGACCCCCTCCAGATGTACTTGTCGGACGTCTTCACCCTTCCCGCGAATCTTGCGGGCATTCCGGCCATATCGGTCCCCTGCGGCTTCACCGGAAAGGGACTTCCGCTGGGCATCCAGTTTCTTGCCGGCTCCTTCCAGGAAGGAAAACTGCTGCAGGCGGCATCGGCCTTTGAAAGATCGATGACCTTCGAGAAAAGGAGACCTCCGCTGTAA